GGCCGCGACCAGACCGCGCCGAAGCAATAGAGCAGCGTGCCGGCTGCCACCGCGGCCAGCCCCCAGAGCTCGAGCGGCCCGCCCTTCGCCGCCGCGATCCCGCCCAGCGCCCGCGTCGAGAACAGGAAGCCGAGGCCGACCGCTCCCAGCCCGATCGCAGCGAGCTTGCGCCCGCCGATCGCATGCCCCTCGATCAGGTAGCTGGCGATGATGGTGAAGATCGGGATGGTCGCGAAGTTGACGATCGCGGCAAGCCCGGTCGGCGCCTGCGCCGTGCCCCAGAACAGCAGGGTGTAGTTGCCGGTGTTGAGCAGCAGCGCAGTCATGACGACGCGCGGCCAGGCTGCAGCCGGCACCTTCAGCACGTCCCGGCCGGCCCAGGCCAGCATCAGCGACCCCGCGATGATGAAGCGCGACGCCGCGAGGAAAACCGGCGGCACATGCTGCGAGCCGACCTTGATCGGCAGCCAGGTCAGGCCCCAGACGAGGCACATCAGCGCGAAGAGGGCGGCATTGCGGGACATGGGGCAGCGCTTAGCGAGGGTGGCGGGAACAACCAATGCCGGCCGGGCATGCGGCTATGGCGTCGATGGAGGGACCTACGCCCCACCCACTGGCCAACGCCCGTGCCGCGCTCTATTATAAGAGAATCAAGGGTATGATGATGGACGATCTCGCGTCAAGATTGGCAGAACGGCTGCGCGGCGAGCGCGAGGCCCGCGGCTGGAGCCTGAACGATCTCGCCGAGCGCTCGGGCGTCTCGCGCGCCATGATCAGCCGGATCGAGCGCGGCGAGGCAAGCCCGACCGCGGTGCTGCTCGGCCGGCTCTCCGGCGCCTTCGGCCTCACCCTGTCGAACCTGCTGGCGCGGATCGAAAATGCCGGCGAGCGCGTCCGCCGTGCCAAGGACCAGCCGCTCTGGCGCGATCCGGAGACCGGCTTCGTCCGCCGCGCCATCTCGCCGGCCGGCAATGGCGATCTCGAACTGGTCGCCGGCGAGTTGCCACCCGGCGCGGCGATCGCCTATCCCGCCAGCTCCTACGCCTTCATTCGCCAGCAGATCTGGATGCAGTCGGGAGAGCTCGATTTCGACGAGGGCGGCATCGTCACCCGGCTTCAGGCCGGCGACTGCATGGAGCTCGGCCCGCCCAGCGATTGCCGCTTCAGCAATCCCGGTACCGGGCCGGCGCGCTATCTTGTGGTCGTGAGCAGGCGCTGACCTCCGTCAGACGCTTCCCACCGTCCTGAGCTTCGCCCGCGGGTGGATCTCGCTCTGCGAGAGCACCGGCGTCTCGCGGCGGAAGCGCTCGATGATCTGGCGCACGAAGGGCCGCGCCATGCCGGAGGTGACCAGCGCCGGCATCTCGCCGAGCCGCGCCGCGTCCTCGAATTTCTCGCGCACCTGATGGACGAAGTCC
This genomic interval from Bosea sp. 29B contains the following:
- a CDS encoding XRE family transcriptional regulator; the protein is MDDLASRLAERLRGEREARGWSLNDLAERSGVSRAMISRIERGEASPTAVLLGRLSGAFGLTLSNLLARIENAGERVRRAKDQPLWRDPETGFVRRAISPAGNGDLELVAGELPPGAAIAYPASSYAFIRQQIWMQSGELDFDEGGIVTRLQAGDCMELGPPSDCRFSNPGTGPARYLVVVSRR
- a CDS encoding EamA family transporter is translated as MSRNAALFALMCLVWGLTWLPIKVGSQHVPPVFLAASRFIIAGSLMLAWAGRDVLKVPAAAWPRVVMTALLLNTGNYTLLFWGTAQAPTGLAAIVNFATIPIFTIIASYLIEGHAIGGRKLAAIGLGAVGLGFLFSTRALGGIAAAKGGPLELWGLAAVAAGTLLYCFGAVWSRPVMGRIPTLTLAGWQTLIGGFGLCLMSGLLENVTPAHFAALVSWPVLPAVAVLVIGGSLIGFTIYLRLVRDWGAFRAGLYAFISPAVAVGAGVFALGEPFGPAEAIGSLLMFGAAAIALKR